The proteins below are encoded in one region of Segatella copri:
- a CDS encoding glycoside hydrolase family protein, producing MTFRKIILFLLISLSLVANAQARMPTERLASTPASIFELPPFERAVCCIRFYEGMHRAKDYPYVGYGHKLRSGERYSANMSTYEAEQLLRKDLRELCAMFRSYGQDSLLLAALAYNIGPYKVTGYKGKYPKSSVLKKLEVGNRNIRDDYVNHCHWRGKRIPSIERRRYAELMLLFTP from the coding sequence ATGACTTTCAGAAAAATAATATTATTCCTACTTATATCATTGAGTCTGGTTGCGAATGCCCAGGCTCGAATGCCGACAGAGCGACTGGCATCAACACCGGCTTCCATATTCGAGTTGCCACCTTTCGAGCGTGCGGTATGCTGCATTAGGTTCTATGAAGGTATGCATCGAGCTAAGGACTATCCGTATGTAGGTTATGGACATAAGCTCAGATCTGGAGAGCGTTACTCTGCTAATATGTCAACATATGAAGCAGAGCAACTTCTTCGTAAAGACCTCAGAGAGTTATGTGCTATGTTTCGTTCCTATGGTCAGGACTCCCTACTCCTTGCCGCTTTGGCCTATAACATCGGACCATACAAGGTGACAGGATATAAGGGCAAATACCCGAAAAGTTCTGTTTTAAAGAAACTTGAAGTAGGTAACCGGAACATCAGAGACGATTATGTGAATCATTGCCATTGGCGAGGGAAACGAATCCCTTCCATTGAGCGAAGACGGTATGCAGAACTCATGTTATTATTTACTCCATGA
- a CDS encoding phosphoribosyltransferase yields MTENEPIKTVSDGITFLSTGRYYDGINRWVAHKVKEGDHDAIDYAARQIAKLLPQNAILVPIPGHHGKAEQTMQLVTAISSYTRLPIVDALRGIERDSQYDAKKRGQMLSAEDMGFYRHKDLPTNRTPYLIDNVVDTGNTAKAAIRALGCGTVASFAMSDTLLQREETRSLRR; encoded by the coding sequence ATGACAGAAAACGAGCCAATCAAAACTGTTTCAGACGGTATCACATTCCTATCCACTGGTAGATATTATGATGGTATCAACCGGTGGGTAGCCCATAAAGTGAAAGAAGGAGACCATGATGCCATAGACTATGCTGCTCGCCAGATAGCAAAGCTGTTACCACAAAATGCAATTCTCGTTCCTATCCCTGGACATCATGGCAAAGCCGAACAGACCATGCAGTTGGTAACGGCAATCTCGTCATATACTCGTCTCCCTATTGTTGATGCCCTCCGCGGCATAGAGCGAGACTCACAATATGATGCCAAGAAAAGAGGCCAGATGCTTTCAGCCGAAGATATGGGGTTCTACAGGCATAAAGACTTGCCTACAAACCGTACTCCTTATCTCATTGATAATGTAGTAGATACAGGCAATACCGCTAAGGCAGCTATCAGAGCACTTGGCTGTGGAACAGTTGCATCATTTGCTATGAGTGACACTCTTCTACAAAGAGAAGAAACCAGAAGTCTTCGGCGATAA
- a CDS encoding DUF6642 family protein, with product MNKIFCLETEWDQTLHDLKKKSPVLPLLDFLENAIKVDYTFRQVATESDFKYYIEHLHQPSYSAYDTIYLCFHGKEKSICFADKTNLDLIAFAEKDANRGIFEGRNVHFGSCSTLKMNKEEILHFKRLTKARMITGYTEDVDFTSSFIFETWLLNAMWVNSDFAAKRINDLAENEMPYYTKKFGFEAF from the coding sequence ATGAATAAAATATTTTGCTTGGAAACAGAATGGGATCAGACTCTGCATGATTTGAAGAAAAAATCACCGGTCTTACCTCTTCTTGATTTTTTGGAGAATGCTATAAAAGTAGATTATACATTCAGACAGGTAGCAACTGAATCAGATTTCAAATATTATATAGAACATTTACACCAACCAAGTTATAGCGCATACGACACGATATATTTGTGCTTTCATGGGAAGGAAAAGAGTATCTGCTTTGCTGATAAAACAAATTTGGACTTGATTGCTTTTGCTGAAAAAGATGCAAATCGAGGTATTTTCGAAGGTAGAAATGTTCATTTTGGAAGTTGCAGCACATTGAAAATGAACAAAGAAGAGATTCTGCATTTTAAGCGATTAACTAAAGCACGTATGATAACAGGATATACTGAAGATGTTGATTTTACGTCTAGCTTTATATTTGAAACCTGGCTTCTGAATGCAATGTGGGTCAACAGTGATTTCGCTGCAAAACGAATAAATGATCTTGCTGAGAATGAAATGCCATATTATACTAAGAAATTTGGCTTTGAAGCTTTTTAA
- a CDS encoding HIRAN domain-containing protein produces MRKGKEKCEILKAIRTYVANKYGVEYTPSECNHKGECQGTCPKCDGELADLQEKLEAKGITDISEDAKLREMVRNYLSKTKVEDYSLLVPDDDSERTQGMPMPLQGDLAIEDGLVPDDPIEGNMDFFPIEKRKLFLECNIAGAAFYNIDDIWDELQDGSKLVLVREKYNVHDENAVAVAIAGDEGSEYEDVGPTLGYIPRKVNKSLAALLDMGWQDVFETEISGLRKDAPYSDRIHISIFIKNKDVEEEPEKDDFRLRMMVVTEEDKWKHMADELWQKGYTYFRWGGFPPWERDLPNKGDKVVFLYYDGEQYFMYLMKTIAIGEQTMPFLEDIEDLHRVDDCTGYVLTNVVGPVIMEDCELYLPKELLKGKYQPDERISQSLTNKLMDIFVSHQYSSLNDL; encoded by the coding sequence ATGAGAAAAGGAAAAGAAAAATGTGAGATACTGAAAGCTATCCGTACTTATGTTGCGAACAAGTATGGCGTGGAATATACGCCTTCAGAATGTAATCATAAAGGTGAGTGTCAAGGCACTTGCCCGAAGTGTGATGGCGAATTGGCTGATCTTCAAGAAAAGCTGGAAGCTAAAGGTATTACCGATATTTCAGAAGATGCCAAACTTAGGGAAATGGTAAGAAATTATCTATCCAAAACTAAGGTAGAAGATTATTCTCTTCTTGTTCCTGATGACGATTCCGAAAGAACGCAAGGTATGCCTATGCCTTTACAAGGTGACCTTGCTATTGAAGATGGACTTGTTCCAGACGATCCGATAGAAGGGAATATGGACTTTTTTCCTATAGAGAAAAGAAAATTGTTCCTGGAATGTAACATAGCAGGTGCAGCGTTTTACAACATTGATGATATTTGGGACGAGCTACAAGACGGTTCGAAATTGGTCCTTGTTCGTGAGAAATACAACGTCCATGATGAAAATGCTGTAGCGGTAGCCATAGCAGGTGATGAAGGATCTGAATACGAGGACGTTGGACCAACTCTTGGATATATACCAAGAAAGGTAAATAAGTCGTTGGCTGCACTACTTGATATGGGGTGGCAAGATGTCTTTGAAACTGAAATCAGTGGACTAAGAAAGGATGCGCCTTACAGTGACCGCATTCACATCTCTATCTTTATAAAAAACAAAGATGTCGAAGAAGAGCCTGAAAAAGATGACTTTCGACTACGAATGATGGTTGTTACAGAAGAGGACAAATGGAAACATATGGCTGACGAACTGTGGCAGAAAGGATATACTTATTTTCGTTGGGGTGGTTTTCCTCCTTGGGAGCGTGACTTACCAAATAAAGGTGATAAAGTGGTATTCTTGTATTATGATGGTGAGCAGTATTTCATGTATCTTATGAAAACAATTGCCATTGGTGAACAAACCATGCCATTCCTTGAAGACATTGAAGATCTGCATCGAGTTGATGACTGTACTGGCTATGTTTTAACGAACGTGGTTGGCCCCGTTATAATGGAGGATTGTGAACTGTATTTGCCAAAAGAACTGCTAAAAGGTAAATATCAACCAGACGAACGCATTTCACAATCACTTACGAATAAACTCATGGATATATTTGTCAGTCATCAATATTCAAGCCTCAATGACTTATGA
- a CDS encoding radical SAM protein: MDKYNMERPIFGISRHRMGIDGNGVTTLVAFMGCPLKCRYCLNDQCHAPIYENDGRSLQKGIRMLTPKELFDVVKIDNIYFQSTGGGICFGGGEPTMNADFIIEFAKLCPRNWKLTIETSLHCSFETIEALSKYINEWIVDVKDMNDSIYKNYTKVTSDIKWQLHTLKKFVPLDKVTIKVPLIPHFNT; the protein is encoded by the coding sequence ATGGACAAATATAATATGGAAAGACCAATATTCGGTATAAGCCGACATCGTATGGGCATAGATGGAAATGGGGTTACTACACTCGTTGCCTTCATGGGATGCCCATTGAAGTGTAGGTACTGCCTGAACGATCAATGTCATGCCCCAATATATGAAAATGATGGTAGATCTTTGCAAAAAGGCATAAGGATGCTTACACCAAAGGAATTGTTTGATGTCGTGAAGATTGATAATATCTACTTTCAATCCACTGGTGGAGGTATATGTTTTGGAGGTGGAGAACCTACAATGAATGCGGATTTTATCATTGAGTTTGCTAAACTATGCCCCAGAAATTGGAAACTGACAATAGAGACATCTCTTCATTGTTCATTTGAGACTATAGAGGCTTTGTCCAAATATATAAATGAATGGATTGTTGATGTTAAGGATATGAATGATTCTATATACAAGAATTATACGAAGGTGACTTCTGATATTAAATGGCAACTCCATACCTTAAAAAAGTTTGTGCCATTAGATAAAGTTACAATCAAAGTGCCTCTTATTCCTCATTTCAACACGTAG
- a CDS encoding A1S_2505 family phage non-structural protein, translated as MSKNRTENPNIASGRIDKLEKDEIFVFGSNLVGKHLGGAAKAAHNKFGAQWGVGVGLTGQAYAIPTMQGGVETIKPYVDEFVEFAKEHQEKKFLVTRIGCGIAGFKDEEIAPLFKQAIAVCNIYLPKEFYDIIVAPYLEHCFYYGKNIPEDCGAHVGHQYEGYWVRFHFNNDDYLLNETLCYIREGLGDFCANDGVPISMKAILYNRFCHWGWCETPDTFRSWYEALDYTNVLRKSNEHQKNPVNVYCPMLMGTILGDIAGSIYEFDPHKSTDINIQDKRMDYTDDTIMTIAVADWILNDKRHTKKGLVERMQQWGRKYPNPMGAYGKMFSQWLRKDNPKPYNSWGNGSAMRVSAVGFAFDTLEETIKVAKICAEVTHNHPEGIKGAQATAAAIFMARTANSKEDIRRFITDTFGYNLNRSCDDIRPTYGFDGSCQGTVPESIIAFLDSKDYEDALRLCISLGGDADTMGAITGAIAGAYYNKMPYALYNFGMEKLPKDIQNIVGLFNSEHGHSVSCRWRNAEFDTEELIRKVKCGKIFI; from the coding sequence ATGAGCAAGAATAGAACTGAAAACCCCAATATTGCTTCGGGTAGAATAGATAAACTTGAAAAGGATGAAATCTTCGTCTTTGGTAGTAATCTTGTAGGGAAACATCTTGGGGGTGCAGCAAAAGCTGCACATAATAAATTTGGAGCTCAATGGGGAGTAGGTGTAGGGTTGACAGGTCAAGCTTATGCCATACCAACTATGCAAGGAGGTGTGGAAACTATCAAACCATACGTTGACGAGTTTGTTGAGTTTGCAAAGGAACATCAGGAGAAGAAGTTCCTCGTCACACGTATAGGCTGTGGCATAGCAGGTTTTAAGGATGAAGAGATAGCGCCACTATTCAAGCAAGCTATAGCAGTTTGTAACATATATCTTCCCAAAGAGTTCTATGACATAATAGTAGCTCCTTATCTTGAACATTGTTTCTACTATGGCAAAAATATTCCGGAGGATTGTGGTGCTCATGTGGGTCATCAATATGAAGGATATTGGGTTAGATTTCATTTTAATAATGATGATTACCTATTGAACGAAACCCTGTGTTACATAAGAGAAGGGCTTGGCGATTTCTGTGCCAATGATGGTGTGCCAATATCCATGAAGGCAATTCTTTACAACCGTTTCTGCCATTGGGGTTGGTGCGAGACGCCTGATACGTTTCGCAGTTGGTACGAAGCTCTTGACTATACTAATGTTTTAAGAAAAAGTAATGAACATCAAAAGAATCCTGTCAACGTGTACTGCCCAATGCTCATGGGAACTATATTAGGGGACATTGCAGGAAGTATCTATGAGTTTGATCCGCATAAGTCAACGGATATAAACATCCAAGATAAGAGAATGGACTACACCGATGACACTATAATGACCATTGCTGTGGCTGACTGGATTTTGAACGATAAGCGGCATACCAAAAAGGGATTAGTTGAACGTATGCAGCAATGGGGACGCAAATATCCTAATCCTATGGGAGCATATGGTAAGATGTTCTCACAGTGGCTACGCAAAGACAATCCGAAACCATATAATTCATGGGGCAATGGTTCTGCCATGCGTGTGTCTGCAGTCGGTTTTGCTTTTGATACATTGGAAGAAACAATTAAAGTTGCAAAGATATGTGCCGAAGTGACACACAATCATCCCGAAGGCATTAAGGGAGCACAGGCAACGGCAGCTGCTATTTTTATGGCAAGGACTGCTAACTCTAAGGAAGATATACGCCGCTTTATCACTGATACCTTCGGTTACAATCTTAACAGAAGTTGCGATGATATACGCCCAACATATGGATTTGACGGCAGTTGTCAAGGTACAGTGCCAGAATCCATCATTGCTTTTCTCGACAGCAAAGACTATGAGGATGCTTTGCGGTTATGTATCTCGTTAGGAGGTGATGCAGATACAATGGGAGCAATAACTGGAGCCATTGCTGGTGCTTATTATAACAAGATGCCTTATGCTCTGTACAACTTTGGCATGGAGAAACTGCCTAAAGACATCCAAAATATAGTTGGACTGTTTAATAGTGAACATGGGCATAGTGTATCGTGTAGATGGCGAAATGCTGAGTTTGATACAGAGGAGCTTATTAGAAAAGTTAAATGTGGTAAAATATTCATTTAA